The Chitinophagales bacterium genome has a window encoding:
- a CDS encoding T9SS type A sorting domain-containing protein: MKNLLLIILCFGATGIYAQQCGFDIMHKKQMANNPVYKAKVDAINASWAEKHRNGTQSLIATTSVGTIYEIPVVVHVIHTGGAIGTTYNPADSVIEATIDYLNETYNATYSSYPDTNSGGTYFPVKFVLAKRDESCNSTTGINRIDFSSNSTYSSNGVKVSTSSGVDETVVKALSRWNNRSYYNIWIVNKIDNHNGLTAGTFTGAYAYFPGAGGEIDGAVVLASQFTAGNYTLPHELGHAFGLYHTFEGDGTGSTCPTNSSCSTQGDLVCDTEPHVRNLGYCASGTTNSCVSATYDDKVAKNFMNYCTCPDRFTEGQEERFVDIMKSYRTGLLSSMGGMDTSLSVVAASCVTTTTNAGNTEMGPIYFKFGDLENTTLGVYTDGYAYYDYSCQMRANLTQGKNYKLKFATYLNAQKKQVWIDLNNDGSFSSGEILATFGYSNYGTSADTDLFSVTIGIPTSGLITCTPLRMRVMSIYAGNSFPSNGCGTLQYGQTEDYAVIFKPASTKTSATITGTSPICSSGGNAMFVLSTSGTFTSPSYQWYKNGSAIGSNSDTLTTTGLSSGDYIQCKVNYTDACYEDSVFSGVLGITTVSDTNTWVGATSSTLGTTSNWSCGATPTASQTALIDADMLVNVPSASSGTISVGNLWLANSPTVTLSNSAQITVGGNLTLDSATVTGDGKILLNSFSAQTISGVGSISNLSISAVTGVSISSGSQISITDTYTPLSGKLTNNGELILKSDVTKTARIASGPGSNYLGGNVTIEKYVPGKRAFRFVAHPFTSSIALSQLTDEIDITGSGGSSNGFTTTSSNNPSAFWFDVSNADTSTTGSNSGWTAFTSTNGSGNNSWDQYELVRLFVRGSKGEGLNGSSYTPSATTWEYDGAVNQGTQTITLTKGSNSEFVGCGNPFPSGIQMNGVARGSNVGANYYAWDATSGSAGAYVTNPWTMSYVLPAYAAFFTTVSANSNNTLTIEEADKASGGIGLFKKTSNNYWVELSIDDTTTHWDRLLIGFDDNGMSVEDKLDGKKLYNPGLDFFTLSSDNVRMAVDIRPYEDAKSIPLGLTAYNRYNKYVIRTGMYDIPAGTKLFLHDKYLNTKQELKTGFEYWFDITSDSLSQGNQRFEINMVGEPSTLTEVDKVVPEMQLIPNPAHKEVKVAFKALEGSAAIRMLGITGQTVFYKPLQEGTGSTTVDLQQLPAGIYMVELKGDNANFTQKLVKE; this comes from the coding sequence ATGAAAAATCTACTATTAATAATTTTATGCTTTGGTGCGACCGGCATATATGCGCAACAATGCGGATTTGATATCATGCATAAAAAGCAAATGGCAAACAACCCTGTGTACAAGGCAAAGGTAGATGCCATTAATGCATCATGGGCCGAAAAGCACCGCAACGGCACACAATCTCTTATAGCAACCACCTCAGTAGGCACCATATACGAGATACCCGTGGTGGTACATGTGATACACACAGGCGGCGCGATCGGTACGACCTACAATCCTGCCGACTCAGTAATTGAGGCAACAATAGATTACCTGAACGAAACGTATAATGCCACCTATTCAAGCTACCCGGACACCAATAGCGGCGGTACCTATTTCCCGGTAAAATTTGTGCTGGCCAAACGCGACGAAAGCTGCAACAGTACCACGGGCATCAATCGTATTGATTTCAGCAGCAACAGTACTTATTCAAGCAATGGTGTAAAAGTATCTACCAGCTCCGGTGTAGATGAAACAGTTGTCAAGGCACTCAGCCGCTGGAACAACAGATCTTACTATAATATATGGATAGTTAATAAGATAGATAATCATAATGGTCTGACAGCCGGTACATTCACAGGAGCTTACGCATATTTTCCCGGCGCAGGTGGGGAAATTGATGGTGCCGTTGTACTGGCATCGCAGTTCACAGCGGGTAACTATACACTCCCACACGAGTTAGGCCATGCTTTCGGGTTGTATCATACCTTTGAAGGGGACGGGACCGGAAGCACCTGTCCTACTAATTCAAGTTGCAGCACCCAGGGCGACCTGGTATGTGATACCGAACCCCATGTGCGCAACCTTGGTTATTGCGCTTCCGGCACAACCAACTCATGTGTAAGTGCCACCTACGACGACAAAGTGGCCAAGAACTTTATGAACTATTGTACTTGTCCCGACAGGTTTACAGAAGGGCAGGAAGAGCGTTTTGTTGATATCATGAAATCGTACCGTACAGGTCTGCTGAGCTCCATGGGTGGTATGGACACCAGCCTGAGTGTGGTAGCTGCCAGCTGTGTAACTACTACCACCAATGCAGGTAATACAGAAATGGGGCCTATCTATTTTAAATTTGGCGACCTGGAAAATACGACTCTTGGGGTGTATACGGATGGTTATGCCTATTACGACTACAGTTGCCAGATGAGGGCCAACCTGACACAAGGCAAAAATTACAAACTTAAATTTGCTACTTATTTAAATGCACAAAAAAAGCAGGTATGGATAGATCTGAATAACGATGGCTCTTTCAGCAGCGGCGAAATACTTGCTACATTCGGCTATTCCAATTATGGTACTTCAGCGGATACAGACTTATTTTCTGTTACCATAGGTATACCCACTTCCGGCCTTATAACCTGTACACCGTTACGCATGCGTGTTATGTCAATATACGCTGGTAACTCCTTCCCGTCCAATGGATGTGGTACCCTGCAATACGGGCAGACAGAAGACTATGCGGTAATATTCAAACCTGCATCTACAAAAACATCTGCGACCATAACCGGCACCAGCCCCATTTGTTCGTCGGGAGGTAATGCTATGTTTGTCCTCAGTACATCAGGTACTTTTACCAGCCCCTCGTACCAATGGTACAAAAATGGCTCAGCCATAGGTTCCAACAGCGATACACTTACCACAACAGGACTTAGCAGTGGCGATTACATTCAGTGCAAAGTAAACTATACCGATGCCTGCTACGAAGACAGTGTATTTTCCGGTGTATTGGGCATTACTACCGTAAGCGACACGAACACCTGGGTAGGTGCTACCAGCAGCACCTTAGGCACAACCTCCAACTGGAGTTGCGGCGCCACACCAACTGCATCGCAAACTGCACTAATAGACGCTGACATGCTCGTAAATGTACCGTCTGCAAGCTCTGGTACTATCAGTGTTGGCAATTTATGGTTGGCAAATAGCCCTACCGTTACTTTGTCAAACTCTGCGCAGATAACCGTAGGAGGCAACTTAACGTTAGACTCCGCAACAGTAACAGGGGATGGGAAGATACTATTAAACTCATTTTCTGCGCAGACCATATCAGGCGTAGGCTCCATATCCAACCTGTCTATTTCCGCCGTAACAGGTGTTTCAATATCTTCAGGTAGTCAGATCAGTATTACTGATACCTATACGCCGCTATCAGGTAAGCTCACCAATAATGGTGAACTGATCTTAAAAAGTGATGTAACTAAAACGGCACGTATAGCCTCAGGCCCAGGCAGCAACTATCTCGGTGGTAACGTAACCATAGAAAAATATGTACCCGGCAAAAGAGCATTCCGTTTTGTAGCACATCCATTCACCAGCTCAATTGCGTTGTCTCAACTGACAGATGAGATTGACATCACCGGTTCAGGTGGCAGCAGCAATGGCTTTACCACAACAAGTAGTAACAATCCATCAGCTTTCTGGTTCGATGTATCAAATGCTGATACCAGTACTACCGGAAGCAATTCCGGGTGGACGGCGTTTACAAGCACCAATGGCTCGGGTAACAATAGCTGGGATCAGTACGAACTGGTGAGGTTGTTTGTAAGAGGAAGCAAAGGTGAGGGACTGAATGGGAGTAGTTATACACCATCTGCCACTACATGGGAGTATGACGGTGCTGTAAATCAGGGCACACAAACCATTACACTGACAAAAGGCAGTAACTCGGAATTTGTGGGGTGTGGTAACCCATTCCCGAGTGGTATACAAATGAATGGGGTAGCACGAGGCAGCAATGTTGGGGCCAACTATTACGCATGGGATGCTACATCAGGTTCAGCGGGCGCATATGTTACCAATCCATGGACGATGTCGTATGTATTGCCGGCCTATGCTGCGTTTTTCACTACTGTGTCTGCTAATAGCAATAATACACTTACCATAGAGGAGGCAGATAAAGCCAGTGGTGGCATCGGGTTGTTTAAAAAAACATCCAATAATTACTGGGTAGAGCTTTCCATTGATGATACCACTACCCATTGGGACAGGCTGCTGATAGGATTTGATGATAACGGAATGTCTGTTGAAGATAAACTGGACGGTAAAAAACTGTACAACCCGGGGCTGGACTTCTTCACGCTATCGAGCGATAATGTACGTATGGCAGTAGATATTCGTCCGTATGAAGATGCGAAATCTATTCCCCTGGGTCTGACCGCTTACAACCGTTATAACAAATATGTCATCAGAACAGGTATGTATGATATACCTGCAGGAACCAAACTCTTCCTGCATGATAAATACCTGAATACAAAACAGGAATTGAAAACAGGTTTTGAATATTGGTTCGATATTACCAGTGACAGCCTTTCACAGGGCAACCAGCGTTTCGAGATCAACATGGTAGGCGAACCATCGACTCTGACAGAAGTAGACAAAGTTGTACCTGAGATGCAGTTGATACCCAACCCTGCACATAAAGAGGTAAAAGTTGCTTTCAAAGCACTGGAAGGCAGTGCAGCTATAAGAATGTTGGGTATTACGGGGCAAACAGTTTTCTATAAACCATTACAGGAAGGAACCGGTAGTACAACTGTCGACCTCCAACAATTGCCCGCGGGTATTTATATGGTTGAGCTCAAAGGAGACAACGCAAACTTTACTCAAAAACTGGTTAAAGAATAA
- a CDS encoding tetratricopeptide repeat protein, which yields MRYFFSCLLLLIIGINGISAQPDSLLHTTYAKRYDYVVTLEKTVTRDVDNDEQRAELLDSLQKIADYVKSKGDDAFYYQLSLLPITSLSYMRKAGRVMEVSKQISKAEKEGYIFEATDARAQLANYFWRTDKREKGIEIGLNAYEVYKNFSVEEFPARTPIQSKLAVWYYNFADLGRAKELLLELLSAANNEVTEAMLDPIATLALCYREQKQYDSALIYFTQVYDYSRSSGNARKEALAVGNIGSLYYQTGKYNEAIRWSQRELALWKEINNNTTLPSVTAYIYIADASFTKGDIATARTYIDSADKLMRKVRRSFNNLKKFYAVKANILAASGQDTKALLYKDSVMLMMDSLYAQRDKEQMLNAEQRVEQAKHEKEVEYLETLRKNSVWLRNFAIVMILMLAIISLLLINRSRLRHRQKELKAMSDRDKAENKLLHFTRQMQDKNRQIDNLREELQHASDEQDTVAKNEAIARLQQSTILTDDQWDEFRVVFEEVHSGFIGKLKTQFPALTPAELRYLTLLKLDLNNREMANMLGVSDGTVRNYKSRLRRKYNLADEDDLEEMLKNI from the coding sequence ATGCGGTATTTCTTTTCTTGTTTATTATTGTTGATAATTGGTATTAACGGCATATCTGCTCAGCCGGACTCCCTGTTGCATACAACATATGCAAAACGATACGATTACGTTGTTACGCTCGAAAAAACCGTTACACGCGATGTTGACAATGATGAGCAACGTGCAGAGCTATTAGACAGCCTGCAAAAGATAGCAGACTACGTGAAGAGCAAGGGGGATGATGCTTTTTACTACCAATTATCATTATTGCCCATTACTTCCTTAAGCTATATGAGGAAGGCAGGTAGAGTAATGGAGGTAAGTAAACAGATAAGCAAAGCTGAAAAAGAAGGATATATTTTTGAAGCTACAGATGCCAGGGCACAGCTGGCAAATTATTTCTGGAGGACGGACAAGCGGGAAAAAGGTATAGAAATAGGGCTGAATGCATATGAAGTATATAAAAATTTCTCAGTAGAAGAATTTCCTGCACGTACACCCATACAAAGCAAGTTAGCTGTATGGTATTACAACTTTGCCGATCTGGGACGTGCCAAAGAATTACTGCTGGAACTACTGTCTGCTGCCAATAATGAAGTAACGGAAGCAATGCTTGACCCGATAGCCACCTTAGCACTTTGTTACCGTGAACAGAAGCAATATGACTCCGCACTGATATACTTCACACAAGTGTACGATTACAGCAGAAGCTCAGGCAATGCCAGGAAAGAGGCCCTGGCCGTAGGCAATATCGGTAGCCTGTATTATCAAACCGGTAAATATAATGAAGCTATACGGTGGTCTCAACGGGAACTGGCCTTATGGAAAGAGATCAACAATAATACCACACTGCCCAGTGTAACTGCTTATATCTACATAGCAGATGCATCTTTCACCAAAGGAGATATAGCAACTGCACGTACATATATAGACAGTGCGGATAAGCTGATGAGGAAAGTAAGGAGGAGTTTCAACAACCTTAAGAAGTTCTATGCGGTAAAGGCAAATATTTTAGCCGCCTCCGGCCAGGATACTAAGGCGCTGCTGTACAAAGACTCTGTAATGTTGATGATGGACAGCCTGTATGCACAAAGGGATAAAGAGCAGATGCTGAATGCGGAACAACGTGTGGAACAGGCCAAACATGAAAAAGAAGTAGAATACCTGGAAACATTACGTAAGAACAGCGTCTGGCTGCGCAACTTTGCCATCGTTATGATATTGATGCTGGCCATCATCAGCCTGCTACTCATCAACCGCAGCAGGCTCAGGCACAGGCAAAAAGAGCTGAAGGCCATGAGCGACAGAGACAAAGCCGAGAACAAACTGCTGCACTTCACCCGCCAGATGCAGGATAAGAACCGACAGATAGACAACCTGAGAGAGGAATTGCAACACGCGTCTGACGAGCAGGATACTGTAGCTAAGAATGAGGCCATAGCCCGCCTGCAACAATCCACTATTCTTACCGACGACCAATGGGACGAATTCAGGGTCGTATTTGAAGAGGTACACTCCGGATTTATAGGCAAACTGAAAACGCAATTCCCCGCACTGACTCCTGCGGAGCTGCGCTACCTGACACTACTGAAGCTGGACCTCAACAACAGGGAGATGGCCAATATGCTGGGTGTGAGCGATGGCACTGTGCGCAATTATAAAAGCCGCCTGCGCCGCAAGTATAACCTGGCCGATGAGGACGACCTGGAAGAAATGCTGAAAAATATCTAA
- a CDS encoding DUF2200 domain-containing protein: protein MNNERIYRMLFSSVYPLYIQKVEKKGRTKEELDAVISWLTGYNERTLQQQIDRKTDFETFFSEAPAMNPNVSKITGVICGYRVEDIEDPLVQKVRYLDKLVDELAKGKKMEKILRQ, encoded by the coding sequence ATGAATAATGAAAGGATATACAGAATGCTTTTTTCCAGTGTATACCCTTTGTATATACAAAAGGTTGAGAAAAAGGGACGCACAAAAGAAGAATTGGATGCTGTCATCTCCTGGTTGACAGGTTATAATGAAAGAACGCTGCAGCAGCAAATAGACAGGAAAACCGATTTTGAGACCTTCTTCTCCGAAGCGCCTGCAATGAACCCGAATGTTTCAAAGATCACGGGTGTTATCTGTGGCTATAGGGTCGAAGATATTGAAGACCCGCTGGTACAGAAAGTGCGCTACCTGGATAAGCTGGTTGATGAACTGGCAAAAGGGAAAAAGATGGAGAAAATATTAAGGCAATGA
- a CDS encoding T9SS type A sorting domain-containing protein gives MNRRTKIYNLLAALLLCCGMLPAKAQWQTANSKLLYSYDYDLAFDATDTLYASLADQNDKVVVYRYINNTWTKLGSNLSINLGRYTSLTFNSANEPHVAFQDGAVSGKISVMKYSSGSWNVVGGYGFSSNAVTQTTDIIFDNNDTLYVAYKDQSTLRANVMKYNGSGWVQVGSTNFSNGNAWNLSLAADGQDSLYVAYIDKANNDYPTLKKYSNGSWITVATYPVSGNYLQMEADSSGELYIVVAADNDYHSVLKYDGSSLSVLGDSFFRVLNSAGGYYPDIDFDGNNTPYILIEEDEKNTVYNTVLKYTGSEWIQVGAAGLNTVNVGNTHNKLAVNSTGEIYAVCDEDMPVHRYVNQNAWNGSTWSNGSPNSSSNVFIESSTSPGAFTCGDLNVSPGVTLALGSSTVNVNNAIIYYGDSLMGSGTVNIADDVSMWGDTMYLKESSISVASGKTLTTNGRLGVGSDATGTGRIGTVSGTISGDVNVQRYIAGGVRAYRMLGHPFSTDIPLSQLIDDIDITGTGGVDSGFTYSTSNPVSAYWWDVTTADYSVGGTNPGWQAFTNTGDSWGKHDLALVYIRGAKGEGLSPGTYTPSAVTLQVAGELNQGTQVRTLTKGSNTFFAACGNPFASSVQMNTVTRGSNVGSNYYLWDPRSGASGAYVTNAWSLSYSLPMFSAFITTVTANTNNTLSFAETDKTTGDSALFKTTAPADWVELYIYDSTTKWDRLLINFDDNAMDVQDKSDAVKFYNPGLDFYTLSKDNERLAVDVRPYDDGHSIPLGLTAYNRYNTYVIRTGMFNIPAGTKLVLHDKYLNKTKELNAGTEYWFDVTSDSLSQGNKRFEINMVGKPTTGIIAAKEKNAQMQLIPNPAYSHVKVSFDKIEGEAQIKLTSITGQVVYQSITNTQTGSVTIPLQNVPAGIYIVELQGKNARFTEKLIKE, from the coding sequence ATGAACAGAAGAACAAAAATATACAACCTGCTGGCGGCGCTGCTGCTCTGCTGCGGTATGCTACCTGCAAAGGCGCAGTGGCAAACAGCCAACTCTAAGCTGCTATATTCTTACGACTACGACCTGGCTTTTGATGCTACTGACACACTCTATGCATCTCTGGCAGACCAGAATGATAAGGTGGTGGTGTACCGATACATCAACAACACATGGACAAAACTGGGTAGCAATTTGAGTATCAACTTGGGCCGATACACCTCTTTGACATTCAATAGTGCCAACGAACCTCATGTGGCATTCCAAGATGGCGCTGTATCTGGAAAAATAAGTGTAATGAAATACAGCAGTGGTAGCTGGAATGTTGTAGGAGGCTACGGCTTTTCTTCAAATGCAGTGACACAGACAACAGATATAATTTTTGACAATAATGATACGCTATATGTTGCCTACAAGGACCAGTCAACCTTGAGGGCTAATGTGATGAAATACAATGGCAGCGGCTGGGTGCAGGTAGGTAGCACCAATTTTAGTAATGGCAATGCTTGGAACCTAAGTTTAGCAGCAGACGGCCAGGACAGCCTGTATGTGGCATATATTGATAAAGCAAACAACGACTATCCTACCCTGAAAAAATACAGTAACGGTAGCTGGATAACGGTTGCTACTTATCCTGTAAGTGGGAATTATTTGCAAATGGAAGCAGATAGTAGCGGTGAACTATATATTGTTGTTGCAGCAGACAATGACTATCATTCCGTACTGAAATATGACGGAAGCTCTCTTTCGGTATTAGGGGATAGTTTTTTTAGGGTGTTGAATTCTGCTGGTGGATATTACCCAGATATTGATTTTGATGGGAATAATACGCCATATATACTTATTGAAGAGGATGAGAAAAATACAGTATATAATACCGTTTTAAAGTATACCGGGAGTGAGTGGATACAGGTAGGAGCGGCAGGGTTAAATACTGTTAATGTAGGTAATACTCATAACAAATTAGCTGTAAATAGCACCGGGGAGATATATGCTGTATGCGATGAAGATATGCCCGTACACCGATACGTCAACCAGAACGCCTGGAACGGCAGTACCTGGAGCAATGGCAGCCCTAACAGCAGCAGCAATGTATTTATAGAGAGCAGCACCAGCCCAGGGGCTTTCACCTGTGGAGACCTGAACGTTTCGCCGGGGGTAACACTGGCACTGGGCAGCAGCACGGTAAATGTGAATAACGCCATTATATATTACGGCGATAGCCTTATGGGCAGCGGTACAGTAAATATCGCGGATGATGTCAGTATGTGGGGCGATACGATGTACCTGAAAGAAAGCAGCATCAGCGTAGCATCCGGCAAAACACTTACTACCAATGGGCGCTTAGGTGTTGGTTCCGATGCTACCGGCACCGGGCGCATTGGCACTGTTTCGGGTACTATAAGCGGCGATGTAAATGTGCAGCGGTATATAGCCGGTGGCGTAAGGGCATACCGTATGCTGGGGCATCCTTTCAGTACAGACATTCCTTTGTCGCAGTTAATAGATGATATAGATATTACAGGCACCGGTGGCGTGGATAGTGGTTTTACCTATTCTACCAGCAATCCTGTATCAGCATACTGGTGGGATGTAACCACTGCAGATTATAGTGTAGGGGGTACCAATCCCGGCTGGCAGGCGTTTACCAACACCGGCGACAGCTGGGGCAAGCATGACCTGGCACTTGTATATATACGTGGTGCCAAGGGCGAGGGCTTAAGCCCGGGTACCTATACACCTTCTGCGGTTACACTGCAGGTAGCGGGCGAGCTCAACCAGGGTACACAGGTACGCACTTTAACTAAGGGCAGCAACACCTTTTTTGCAGCCTGTGGTAATCCTTTTGCCAGCAGCGTGCAGATGAATACGGTAACCCGAGGCTCAAATGTAGGCAGCAACTACTACCTGTGGGATCCCCGCAGCGGCGCATCAGGTGCTTATGTCACCAACGCCTGGTCATTGTCTTACTCATTGCCTATGTTCTCAGCATTTATCACCACGGTAACTGCCAATACGAATAACACACTCAGCTTTGCTGAAACGGACAAAACAACGGGAGACAGCGCGCTCTTTAAAACTACCGCACCCGCCGACTGGGTAGAACTGTACATATACGACAGCACAACAAAATGGGACAGGCTGCTCATCAACTTTGATGACAATGCCATGGATGTGCAGGATAAGAGCGATGCCGTTAAGTTCTACAATCCCGGGCTTGATTTCTATACACTGTCTAAAGATAATGAACGACTGGCGGTAGATGTTCGTCCTTACGATGACGGACATTCTATTCCATTGGGCTTAACCGCTTACAATAGATACAATACATATGTTATCAGAACAGGGATGTTTAATATTCCCGCAGGCACCAAACTGGTACTGCACGATAAATACCTGAACAAAACCAAAGAGTTGAACGCCGGTACTGAATATTGGTTTGATGTAACAAGCGACAGCTTATCGCAAGGCAATAAGCGTTTTGAAATAAATATGGTGGGCAAGCCAACCACGGGCATCATAGCAGCAAAAGAAAAAAATGCGCAAATGCAGCTGATCCCCAACCCCGCTTACAGTCATGTGAAAGTATCATTTGACAAAATAGAGGGCGAGGCCCAAATTAAACTGACGAGTATAACAGGGCAAGTGGTGTACCAATCAATAACGAATACACAGACGGGGAGTGTTACCATCCCGTTGCAAAACGTACCTGCAGGTATCTACATAGTAGAGCTGCAAGGCAAAAATGCAAGGTTCACTGAAAAACTGATCAAAGAATAA
- a CDS encoding B12-binding domain-containing radical SAM protein produces MRILLVYPEMPDTFYAMRHFMDVIGKKAAYPPLGLLTIAAMLPGEWEKRVLDLNVRSMDDADLQWADYVFLSAMNVQEESAREVIARCNELGVKIVAGGTLFTHEYTRFDGVDHFVLNEAEITLPWFLEDMADGKPKPIYKSSEYADIEQSPLPAFELVDMSQYLYAIVQYSRGCPYMCDFCDVTALLGRRPRVKMPEQIIAELEAINKSGNTQLVLFADDNLIGNKRVLKSDLLPALIAWRKKNNPQFYFATQLTINLADDEELMQLMLDAGFRHVFIGVETPSEESLKASRKNQNLKRNLMDTIHEIHGRGFIISAGFIVGFDTDDESIFRRQIQFIQESGIPLPIVNILKAPPGTELYTRIKFENRLSKPFAFTEGDTNVVPMMDETLLFGGFIDVIDHIYTPAESYKRLMKFFETYRFPKSTVRIHSTFDMAQLKILWRVVYRLGIRDSNRKYFWKLVGWALRNNHKMLDKAVFYSIMIYQMHMTYKTIHSKAMEELQYFSAQPVRPRPQLQTA; encoded by the coding sequence TTGCGTATTCTTTTAGTATATCCTGAAATGCCTGATACCTTTTATGCCATGCGGCATTTTATGGATGTTATCGGCAAAAAGGCGGCATACCCACCGTTGGGATTGCTAACCATCGCGGCTATGCTGCCCGGTGAGTGGGAGAAGCGTGTGCTGGACCTGAATGTACGCAGTATGGATGACGCCGACCTGCAATGGGCCGATTATGTGTTCCTTTCGGCTATGAACGTGCAGGAGGAGTCTGCCAGGGAGGTGATAGCCCGGTGTAATGAACTGGGGGTGAAGATAGTTGCGGGGGGTACCCTGTTTACGCATGAGTACACCCGTTTTGACGGTGTGGACCATTTTGTGCTGAACGAGGCTGAGATAACACTGCCATGGTTTTTGGAAGATATGGCCGATGGCAAGCCCAAACCCATATACAAGTCGAGTGAATACGCTGATATAGAGCAATCGCCGCTGCCGGCCTTTGAGCTGGTAGATATGAGCCAGTACCTGTACGCCATTGTACAATACTCGCGCGGCTGCCCTTACATGTGCGACTTCTGCGACGTGACCGCCCTGCTGGGCAGGCGCCCCCGTGTCAAGATGCCTGAGCAGATCATTGCGGAGCTGGAAGCCATCAACAAAAGCGGTAATACACAACTGGTGCTTTTTGCCGACGACAACCTGATAGGCAACAAACGGGTGCTGAAATCGGACCTGCTGCCCGCGCTTATAGCGTGGAGGAAGAAGAACAATCCCCAGTTCTATTTTGCTACACAGCTTACCATCAACCTGGCCGATGATGAGGAGCTGATGCAGCTGATGCTGGATGCCGGTTTCAGGCACGTGTTCATAGGGGTAGAGACACCATCGGAAGAGAGCCTGAAGGCTTCGCGGAAGAACCAGAACCTGAAGCGCAACCTCATGGATACCATCCACGAGATACACGGGCGTGGTTTTATCATTTCGGCGGGATTTATTGTAGGGTTTGATACGGACGATGAGAGCATCTTCCGCAGGCAGATACAGTTTATCCAGGAGAGTGGTATACCGCTGCCTATTGTGAATATACTGAAGGCGCCGCCGGGTACGGAGCTGTACACACGTATCAAATTTGAGAACCGCCTGTCTAAACCCTTTGCTTTTACCGAGGGCGATACCAACGTGGTACCCATGATGGACGAGACACTGCTCTTTGGCGGGTTTATTGATGTTATAGACCATATATACACTCCGGCTGAGTCGTATAAGCGGCTGATGAAATTCTTTGAGACCTACCGTTTCCCTAAGAGTACGGTGCGCATACATTCTACCTTCGATATGGCGCAACTGAAGATATTGTGGCGGGTAGTGTACCGGCTGGGCATACGCGACAGCAACCGCAAATATTTCTGGAAGCTGGTAGGCTGGGCGCTGCGCAACAATCATAAGATGCTGGATAAGGCTGTTTTTTACAGCATTATGATCTACCAGATGCATATGACCTACAAGACCATCCACAGCAAGGCTATGGAGGAGTTGCAGTATTTCTCCGCACAGCCTGTGCGCCCGAGGCCACAGTTGCAGACTGCATAG